In the Harmonia axyridis chromosome 3, icHarAxyr1.1, whole genome shotgun sequence genome, one interval contains:
- the LOC123676242 gene encoding neo-calmodulin-like isoform X2 translates to MTRQNDHQDGVQGTIIRVSPDDDPISPAEGIDILQSNQQILARRNTREYVVCENRKIMLKHPGITKNQMKEFREAFRLFDKDGDGCITKEELGRVMRSLGQFARTEELQQMLQEVDVDGDGNVSFEEFVDIAWTAAGSIPEEEEEEKELRDAFRVFDKHNRGYITASDLRAVLQCLGEDLSEEEIEDMIKEVDVDGDGRIDFYEFVNALGEPGNEDSVDEEDEETIGV, encoded by the exons ATG ACAAGACAAAACGACCACCAAGACGGTGTTCAAGGCACAATCATCAGAGTCTCACCGGATGACGATCCTATAAGTCCTGCTGAAGGGATAGACATCTTGCAGTCTAATCAGCAAATACTTGCAAGGAGGAACACTAGAGAATACGTTGTCtgtgaaaatagaaaaattatgtTGAAGCATCCCGGAATCacgaaaaatcaaatgaaag AATTCCGTGAAGCTTTCCGTCTTTTCGATAAGGATGGTGACGGTTGCATAACGAAAGAAGAACTAGGAAGGGTGATGAGATCTCTAGGTCAATTCGCTAGGACTGAAGAATTGCAACAGATGCTACAGGAAGTTGATGTTGACG GTGATGGAAATGTGAGCTTTGAAGAGTTTGTTGATATTGCTTGGACAGCAGCAGGATCTATACctgaggaagaagaagaggaaaaagAACTTCGTGATGCCTTTAGAGTTTTCGATAAGCACAATAGAGGGTATATCACTGCATCAGATTTGAGAGCTGTTCTTCAGTGTTTAGGAGAAGATTTATCAGAAGAAGAAA tTGAAGACATGATCAAAGAAGTCGATGTTGATGGAGATGGACGAATAGATTTCTATG AATTCGTTAATGCCCTAGGAGAACCTGGCAATGAAGATAGCgttgatgaagaagatgaagaaactATTGGCGTATAA
- the LOC123676242 gene encoding neo-calmodulin-like isoform X1 — protein sequence MRTKLRLFKLCPFGHYTRQNDHQDGVQGTIIRVSPDDDPISPAEGIDILQSNQQILARRNTREYVVCENRKIMLKHPGITKNQMKEFREAFRLFDKDGDGCITKEELGRVMRSLGQFARTEELQQMLQEVDVDGDGNVSFEEFVDIAWTAAGSIPEEEEEEKELRDAFRVFDKHNRGYITASDLRAVLQCLGEDLSEEEIEDMIKEVDVDGDGRIDFYEFVNALGEPGNEDSVDEEDEETIGV from the exons ATGAGAACTAAGTTGAGACTCTTCAAATTATGTCCTTTCGGTCATTAT ACAAGACAAAACGACCACCAAGACGGTGTTCAAGGCACAATCATCAGAGTCTCACCGGATGACGATCCTATAAGTCCTGCTGAAGGGATAGACATCTTGCAGTCTAATCAGCAAATACTTGCAAGGAGGAACACTAGAGAATACGTTGTCtgtgaaaatagaaaaattatgtTGAAGCATCCCGGAATCacgaaaaatcaaatgaaag AATTCCGTGAAGCTTTCCGTCTTTTCGATAAGGATGGTGACGGTTGCATAACGAAAGAAGAACTAGGAAGGGTGATGAGATCTCTAGGTCAATTCGCTAGGACTGAAGAATTGCAACAGATGCTACAGGAAGTTGATGTTGACG GTGATGGAAATGTGAGCTTTGAAGAGTTTGTTGATATTGCTTGGACAGCAGCAGGATCTATACctgaggaagaagaagaggaaaaagAACTTCGTGATGCCTTTAGAGTTTTCGATAAGCACAATAGAGGGTATATCACTGCATCAGATTTGAGAGCTGTTCTTCAGTGTTTAGGAGAAGATTTATCAGAAGAAGAAA tTGAAGACATGATCAAAGAAGTCGATGTTGATGGAGATGGACGAATAGATTTCTATG AATTCGTTAATGCCCTAGGAGAACCTGGCAATGAAGATAGCgttgatgaagaagatgaagaaactATTGGCGTATAA